The sequence below is a genomic window from Candidatus Dependentiae bacterium.
TGATGTTATTAACGGTTGCACGAAATTATGAAGAAGATTTAGCCGAATTGACTGATAGTATGACGGCGACATTAGGGCCAATACTTTTGGTTGTTATGGCTTTAGTTGTAGGGTTCATTGTAATTGCAATTGCAGTTCCAATGATGGATTTTGGTGAAATTTCAGGCATATAAAGGAGATCTGATATGACAATAACACAGGCACGATCAGCTCGTGAAGGATTTACATTAATGGAGATTTTGATTGCAATTGCTATTGTTGCGATTGTAACGATAACTGTTGGTCCGGCTTTATTGAGGCAGGCATTTAGAGGAAAACGTGATGCAACAAAAGTAAGATTGCAAGGTGTAAAATCTTCAGTTCAACAGTATCATATGGATAATAATTCATACCCTGAAAAATTACGCGATTTAGTCAAAAAACCTGCGGATGCAAAAAGATGGGACGGCCCATACCTCGAGCAGGAGCCACGCGATGCATGGGATAGAAGGTTTAACTATAAACGCACGCCAAGTGGTAAAAAGCCGTATGAACTTTATTCATGGGGTGAAAACGGGCGTGGAGCACCAAAAGAGGAATG
It includes:
- a CDS encoding type II secretion system protein GspG, with the protein product MTITQARSAREGFTLMEILIAIAIVAIVTITVGPALLRQAFRGKRDATKVRLQGVKSSVQQYHMDNNSYPEKLRDLVKKPADAKRWDGPYLEQEPRDAWDRRFNYKRTPSGKKPYELYSWGENGRGAPKEEWLSVWDS